A single region of the Bacillus cereus genome encodes:
- the comGG gene encoding competence type IV pilus minor pilin ComGG has product MRKQDGFAMPGTIIFLILLISFLMCETNMLLLDKKFYAEIEQNFFMEELIDRAISDIKRDLQQKEKEDIFLFQYERGEVSGKYIFENDVIIISLQCVTKQRVFYTVSFRYRKRDNKIFDWVEG; this is encoded by the coding sequence ATGAGAAAACAAGATGGATTTGCAATGCCAGGAACAATTATTTTTCTTATTTTATTAATTTCTTTTTTGATGTGCGAAACGAATATGTTACTTTTGGATAAAAAATTTTATGCTGAAATAGAACAAAATTTTTTCATGGAGGAACTTATTGATCGAGCTATTTCAGATATAAAAAGAGACTTACAGCAAAAAGAAAAAGAGGATATTTTTTTGTTTCAGTATGAAAGAGGAGAAGTGAGTGGAAAGTACATCTTTGAAAATGATGTTATTATCATTTCGTTGCAATGTGTTACAAAGCAGAGAGTTTTCTATACAGTGAGCTTTCGCTATAGGAAAAGGGATAATAAAATATTTGATTGGGTAGAAGGATAG
- a CDS encoding YqzE family protein yields the protein MSTNDYVRFVTQQFVSYMDAPKEDRKQKKEQRRAEKEPFMNKWFGVMPLSAALFYRNVKNKRKKSS from the coding sequence ATGTCTACTAATGATTATGTACGCTTTGTGACACAGCAATTTGTGTCGTATATGGATGCTCCAAAAGAGGATCGTAAACAAAAGAAAGAACAGCGCCGTGCTGAAAAAGAGCCATTTATGAATAAGTGGTTTGGTGTGATGCCGCTTAGTGCAGCTTTGTTTTATCGAAACGTAAAAAATAAAAGAAAAAAATCAAGTTAA
- a CDS encoding competence protein ComG, whose amino-acid sequence MVEMVVALSLIMVAVSLLLPQTLLIMQERKNINMSYKALILLKKEAALFKYEDGEKREKEQVIKGIVYYTYWRGDEVCAVWKDMRGKAMEQCLYAEQR is encoded by the coding sequence ATGGTTGAAATGGTTGTAGCGTTAAGTTTAATAATGGTGGCGGTATCGTTATTACTCCCGCAAACATTATTAATTATGCAGGAAAGAAAAAATATAAACATGAGCTATAAAGCATTAATATTATTAAAAAAAGAAGCGGCCTTGTTTAAGTATGAGGATGGGGAAAAGCGAGAAAAAGAGCAAGTCATAAAAGGGATTGTATATTACACATATTGGAGAGGAGATGAAGTTTGTGCGGTGTGGAAAGATATGAGAGGAAAAGCGATGGAGCAATGCCTTTATGCAGAACAAAGATAA
- a CDS encoding 2OG-Fe(II) oxygenase, producing MTNNNQIGENKEQTIFDHKGNTIMTEDREIQIISKFEEPLIVVLGNVLSDEECDELIELSKSKLARSKVGSSRDVNDIRTSRGAFLDDNELTEKIEKRISSIMNVPASHGEGLHILNYEVDQQYKAHYDYFAEHSRSAANNRISTLVIYLNDVEEGGETFFPKLNLSVHPRKGMAVYFEYFYQDQSLNELTLHGGAPVTKGEKWIATQWVRRGTYK from the coding sequence ATGACAAATAACAATCAAATAGGTGAAAATAAGGAACAAACTATTTTTGATCATAAAGGAAATACGATTATGACAGAGGATAGGGAAATACAAATTATTTCAAAATTCGAAGAGCCTCTTATTGTCGTGTTAGGAAATGTATTAAGTGATGAAGAATGCGACGAATTAATTGAATTGTCTAAAAGTAAGTTAGCACGTTCAAAAGTTGGTTCATCACGTGATGTAAATGATATTCGAACGAGTCGTGGTGCATTTTTGGACGATAATGAACTTACTGAGAAGATTGAAAAACGAATTTCATCTATCATGAATGTTCCTGCGTCGCATGGAGAAGGATTACACATTTTAAATTATGAAGTGGATCAACAATATAAAGCGCACTATGATTATTTTGCGGAACATAGTAGATCAGCTGCTAATAATCGTATTAGTACGCTTGTCATATACTTAAATGATGTAGAAGAAGGCGGGGAAACATTCTTTCCGAAATTAAATCTTTCTGTGCATCCTAGAAAGGGAATGGCAGTATACTTTGAGTATTTCTATCAAGACCAATCACTAAATGAGCTTACGTTACATGGAGGGGCACCTGTTACGAAAGGTGAGAAGTGGATTGCGACGCAGTGGGTGAGAAGAGGTACTTATAAGTAA
- the gcvT gene encoding glycine cleavage system aminomethyltransferase GcvT, with the protein MITLQRTPLFDVYAKYGGKTIDFGGWELPVQFSSIKEEHEAVRTAAGLFDVSHMGEVEVKGVDSLAFLQRVVTNDVSTLKVGGAQYTAMCYENGGTVDDLLIYKRGEEDYLLVINASNIEKDYEWLASHVIGDATVVNVSSEVAQLAIQGPKAEGILQKVVSEDLKEIKFFKFKNDILVDGIPALVSRTGYTGEDGFEIYCKSEDAAKLWEKLLEVGAEEGLKACGLGARDTLRFEATLPLYGQELSKDITPIEAGIGFAVKPNKEADFFGKETLKEQKENGASRKLVGIEVIERGIPRTHYPVFIGEEKIGEVTSGTQSPTLKKSIGLALIDVKYAAVDTEVEIEIRNKRVKAVVVPTPFYKRSK; encoded by the coding sequence ATGATTACATTACAACGTACACCGTTATTTGATGTATACGCGAAGTATGGTGGAAAAACAATCGACTTCGGTGGTTGGGAATTACCAGTTCAATTTTCAAGCATTAAAGAAGAGCATGAAGCTGTACGTACAGCGGCAGGTTTGTTCGATGTATCTCATATGGGAGAAGTAGAGGTAAAGGGTGTAGATAGTTTAGCATTTTTACAACGTGTTGTTACAAATGACGTATCTACCTTAAAGGTAGGGGGCGCACAATATACAGCTATGTGCTATGAAAATGGTGGTACAGTAGATGATTTATTAATCTACAAACGTGGTGAAGAAGACTATTTATTAGTAATCAATGCATCAAATATCGAGAAAGATTACGAATGGTTAGCTAGCCATGTAATTGGCGATGCGACAGTAGTCAATGTTTCTAGTGAAGTTGCACAGCTTGCAATTCAAGGACCAAAAGCAGAAGGCATTTTACAAAAAGTTGTGTCAGAAGATTTGAAAGAAATTAAGTTCTTTAAATTTAAAAACGATATTCTTGTAGATGGAATTCCAGCACTTGTATCTCGTACAGGTTACACAGGTGAAGATGGATTTGAAATTTACTGTAAGAGTGAAGATGCTGCAAAGCTTTGGGAGAAACTTCTTGAAGTTGGAGCAGAAGAAGGCTTAAAAGCATGTGGTTTAGGTGCTCGTGATACACTTCGCTTCGAAGCAACATTACCACTTTATGGTCAAGAATTATCAAAAGATATTACACCGATTGAAGCAGGAATTGGCTTTGCGGTAAAACCAAATAAAGAAGCAGACTTCTTTGGAAAAGAAACGTTAAAAGAGCAAAAGGAAAACGGTGCATCTCGTAAGTTAGTCGGCATCGAAGTAATCGAACGTGGTATTCCTCGTACGCATTACCCTGTATTTATAGGAGAAGAAAAAATCGGGGAAGTAACGAGTGGTACACAATCTCCAACGTTAAAGAAAAGCATTGGTTTAGCACTAATTGATGTAAAATACGCAGCAGTTGATACAGAAGTAGAAATTGAAATTCGTAATAAACGCGTCAAAGCAGTAGTTGTTCCAACACCATTTTATAAACGTTCAAAGTAA
- a CDS encoding DEAD/DEAH box helicase, giving the protein MNVDISVDRTWQNNFLKRIDEDGPWTNWDLYQLAYKTEKSLLVPTFDGLQAPKHLSHFTPLPHQLEVAQNVIEQMNGKAILADEVGLGKTIEAGLILKEYMVRGLVKKVLILVPASLVSQWAYELNTKFFIPAVAQKKSYSWEQADVIVSSIDTAKRSPHRDIVLNLEYDLIIIDEAHKLKNNKTKNYEFAQRLKKKFCLLLTATPVQNKIDEIFNLVSLLKPGHLGNQSNFEEYYASKNRSAESDEDLKALINKVMVRNRRHNTGIDWPKRHVRTIFVEFNEEEQALYNAIENWRGQDAFTSAFSSLTLKREACSSREAVYYSLKKHVEKRQKENEHYIKEPHIDVLMDKINHIPFNSKANKALELIKEIDDKVVIFTEYRASQMYLQWFLQQHGISSVPFRGGFKRGKKDWMKELFQNHAQVLIATEAGGEGINLQFCSHMINYDLPWNPMRLEQRIGRIHRLGQKNDVHIYNLATKHTVEEHILKLLYEKINLFERVIGELDEILTRINMKNIDAHIQEIFAQSKSEGEIRIKMENLTSIIDFAKRNEAEVQGYAAK; this is encoded by the coding sequence ATGAATGTCGATATTTCCGTAGATCGAACGTGGCAAAATAATTTTTTAAAAAGAATTGATGAAGATGGTCCTTGGACAAATTGGGATTTATATCAATTAGCTTATAAAACTGAAAAATCATTACTCGTCCCTACTTTTGATGGATTACAAGCACCAAAACACTTATCACATTTCACGCCACTTCCGCATCAATTAGAAGTTGCTCAAAATGTTATTGAACAAATGAATGGTAAAGCGATTTTAGCAGATGAAGTTGGACTTGGTAAAACAATCGAAGCTGGTCTTATTTTAAAAGAATATATGGTGCGGGGGCTTGTAAAAAAGGTACTCATTCTAGTTCCAGCTTCGCTCGTATCTCAGTGGGCATATGAACTAAATACAAAATTTTTTATTCCTGCGGTCGCTCAAAAGAAAAGTTATTCTTGGGAACAAGCTGATGTCATCGTTTCATCAATTGATACTGCGAAACGGTCGCCGCATCGCGATATCGTTTTAAACTTAGAATATGACCTTATTATTATTGATGAAGCACATAAACTAAAAAATAATAAAACAAAAAACTATGAATTTGCACAACGATTAAAAAAGAAGTTTTGTTTATTACTAACCGCTACTCCTGTTCAAAATAAAATCGATGAAATCTTCAACCTCGTTTCTTTATTAAAACCAGGTCATTTAGGCAACCAATCTAATTTTGAAGAATATTATGCTTCAAAAAATCGCTCGGCTGAATCTGATGAAGATTTAAAAGCTCTCATCAACAAAGTAATGGTCCGAAATCGACGTCATAATACTGGAATTGATTGGCCAAAAAGGCATGTACGTACAATTTTTGTTGAGTTTAATGAAGAAGAACAAGCGTTATATAACGCGATTGAAAATTGGCGAGGTCAAGATGCCTTCACGTCGGCTTTCTCATCTTTAACTTTAAAACGGGAAGCATGTAGTAGTCGCGAAGCTGTTTACTATTCATTAAAAAAACATGTAGAAAAAAGACAGAAAGAAAATGAGCACTACATAAAGGAACCACATATCGATGTGCTAATGGACAAAATTAATCATATTCCTTTCAACTCAAAAGCAAATAAAGCTCTAGAGCTTATAAAAGAAATCGACGATAAAGTTGTCATTTTCACTGAATATAGAGCATCGCAAATGTATTTACAATGGTTCTTACAACAACATGGAATTTCCTCTGTTCCATTTCGTGGTGGATTTAAACGGGGAAAGAAAGATTGGATGAAGGAACTTTTCCAAAATCATGCTCAAGTGTTAATCGCGACCGAAGCCGGCGGTGAAGGAATTAATTTACAGTTTTGTAGCCATATGATTAATTATGACTTACCGTGGAATCCAATGAGACTCGAACAAAGAATTGGGCGTATTCATCGTCTTGGACAAAAAAATGATGTTCATATTTATAACTTAGCAACCAAGCATACTGTTGAAGAGCATATTTTAAAACTGCTGTATGAAAAAATTAATTTATTTGAACGAGTAATCGGTGAACTCGATGAAATTTTAACGAGAATCAACATGAAAAATATCGATGCGCATATTCAAGAAATTTTCGCACAGTCAAAAAGTGAAGGAGAAATTCGAATCAAAATGGAAAATTTAACATCTATTATCGATTTTGCGAAGCGCAATGAAGCAGAGGTGCAGGGATATGCAGCAAAATGA
- the gcvPA gene encoding aminomethyl-transferring glycine dehydrogenase subunit 1 has translation MLHRYLPMTEEDKKEMLQTIGVHTIDELFSDIPESVRFKGDLKIKEAKSEPELLKELSQMASKNANLKEYASFLGAGVYDHYAPVIVDHVISRSEFYTAYTPYQPEISQGELQAIFEFQTMICELTGMDVANSSMYDGGTALAEAAMLAAGHTRKKKILVSSAVHPESRAVLETYAKGQHLEVVEIDHKNGVTDLEVLQSEVDDTVACVIVQYPNFFGQVEKLADIEKIVHQQKSLFIVSSNPLSLGALTPPGKFGADIVIGDAQPFGIPTQFGGPHCGYFATTKAFMRKIPGRLVGQTVDSNGKRGFVLTLQAREQHIRRDKATSNICSNQALNALAASVAMTALGKQGVKEMARQNISKAQYAKRQFEAKGFTVTFAGPFFNEFVVDCKRPVKEVNDALLQKNIIGGYDLGRDYKEHENHMLVAVTELRTKEEIDTLVNEMGAIQ, from the coding sequence ATGTTGCATCGTTATCTTCCAATGACAGAAGAAGACAAAAAAGAAATGTTACAAACAATCGGCGTTCACACGATTGATGAGTTATTCTCTGATATTCCAGAGAGTGTTCGTTTTAAAGGGGATTTAAAAATTAAAGAAGCAAAATCAGAGCCAGAGCTTTTAAAAGAGTTATCTCAAATGGCTAGTAAAAATGCTAATTTAAAAGAATACGCTTCTTTCTTAGGAGCAGGCGTATACGATCATTACGCTCCAGTAATTGTTGATCATGTTATTTCTCGTTCAGAGTTTTATACAGCTTACACACCATACCAACCAGAAATTTCACAAGGGGAATTACAAGCAATCTTTGAATTCCAAACAATGATTTGTGAATTAACAGGAATGGATGTAGCGAACTCTTCTATGTACGACGGAGGTACGGCTTTAGCTGAAGCGGCAATGTTAGCGGCTGGCCATACTCGTAAAAAGAAAATTCTTGTATCTAGCGCAGTTCATCCAGAATCAAGAGCGGTACTTGAAACATATGCAAAAGGTCAACATCTTGAAGTTGTTGAAATTGATCATAAAAACGGTGTAACAGATTTAGAAGTATTACAAAGTGAAGTAGATGATACAGTTGCTTGTGTAATTGTTCAATATCCAAACTTCTTCGGACAAGTTGAAAAGTTAGCTGATATCGAAAAAATCGTTCATCAACAAAAATCATTATTTATCGTTTCTTCAAATCCATTATCATTAGGCGCATTAACACCACCAGGGAAATTTGGTGCTGATATTGTAATCGGTGATGCACAGCCATTTGGTATCCCAACGCAGTTTGGTGGACCGCACTGTGGTTACTTTGCAACAACGAAAGCATTTATGCGTAAAATTCCAGGACGTCTTGTTGGACAAACTGTAGATTCAAATGGTAAACGTGGGTTTGTATTAACGTTACAAGCACGTGAACAGCATATTCGCCGTGATAAAGCGACGTCTAACATTTGTTCAAACCAAGCATTAAATGCATTAGCAGCATCAGTTGCAATGACTGCGCTTGGAAAACAAGGTGTGAAAGAAATGGCACGTCAAAACATTTCTAAAGCACAATATGCAAAACGTCAATTCGAAGCGAAAGGCTTCACTGTAACGTTCGCTGGTCCATTCTTCAATGAGTTCGTTGTAGATTGCAAACGTCCAGTTAAAGAAGTAAATGATGCACTATTACAAAAGAATATTATCGGCGGTTACGACCTAGGCCGTGATTATAAAGAGCATGAAAATCATATGCTTGTAGCAGTAACAGAGCTTCGTACAAAAGAGGAAATTGACACACTTGTAAACGAAATGGGGGCTATCCAATGA
- a CDS encoding shikimate kinase: MKSIYITGYMGAGKTTIGKALSKELHIDVVDTDQKIEEKKEKAIRHIFAEEGEMAFRECESEMLRSLPVQNVIITTGGGIIEREENRKWMKENGTVIYLYCDPHVIAERLREDTTRPLFQKKNIDAFVTKFESRRAYYEEAHIHIDTTSKSVKQIMNELKEKINE; this comes from the coding sequence ATGAAATCTATATACATAACTGGCTATATGGGAGCCGGGAAAACAACAATTGGAAAAGCGTTAAGTAAAGAACTTCATATCGATGTTGTAGATACAGATCAAAAAATCGAAGAGAAGAAAGAGAAGGCAATTCGGCATATTTTTGCAGAAGAAGGCGAAATGGCTTTTCGGGAATGTGAAAGTGAAATGTTACGTTCACTACCGGTTCAGAATGTAATTATTACAACTGGTGGAGGGATTATTGAACGAGAGGAAAATCGAAAGTGGATGAAGGAAAATGGAACTGTCATATATTTATATTGTGATCCACATGTAATTGCAGAAAGGCTTCGTGAAGATACGACACGTCCACTATTTCAGAAGAAAAATATAGATGCATTTGTAACGAAATTCGAATCACGCCGAGCTTATTATGAAGAGGCACATATTCATATCGATACGACAAGTAAGTCGGTAAAGCAAATCATGAATGAATTAAAGGAAAAGATTAATGAATAA
- the comGD gene encoding competence type IV pilus minor pilin ComGD, with protein sequence MKQKGFTLLEMLLVLFAISVLSVVTHFNVTSLHEKQRVEQFLKQFSNDVLYMQQLAIKRQKHYTLRWFKGKQMYYISESETDFLIVKREYNKDIQFDLHTFPNPMTYNPSGNINRGGTILLSYQGYKYEIVFQLGRGRFTYREVSKRISNG encoded by the coding sequence GTGAAGCAAAAAGGTTTTACTCTTTTAGAGATGCTACTTGTCTTATTTGCTATTTCTGTACTGAGTGTTGTTACGCATTTTAACGTTACTTCATTACATGAAAAACAAAGAGTTGAGCAGTTTTTAAAACAGTTTTCAAATGATGTTTTGTATATGCAGCAGTTGGCAATTAAGCGTCAAAAACATTATACGTTACGCTGGTTTAAAGGGAAACAGATGTATTATATTTCGGAATCAGAGACGGATTTTTTAATTGTTAAGAGAGAATACAATAAAGATATCCAATTTGATTTGCATACCTTTCCAAATCCAATGACATATAATCCGAGCGGGAATATTAATAGAGGTGGTACGATTTTACTTTCCTATCAAGGGTATAAATATGAGATTGTATTTCAGCTTGGAAGAGGGAGATTTACGTATCGTGAAGTGTCAAAAAGGATCAGTAATGGTTGA
- the gcvPB gene encoding aminomethyl-transferring glycine dehydrogenase subunit 2: protein MKNQDQALIFEVTKEGRVGYSLPKLDVEEVKLEDVFESDYIRVEDAELPEVSELDIMRHYTALSNRNHGVDSGFYPLGSCTMKYNPKINENVARFAGFANIHPLQDEKTVQGAMELMYDLQEHLIEITGMDTVTLQPAAGAHGEWTGLMLIRAYHEANGDFNRTKVIVPDSAHGTNPASATVAGFETITVKSNEHGLVDLEDLKRVVNEETAALMLTNPNTLGLFEENILEMAEIVHNAGGKLYYDGANLNAVLSQARPGDMGFDVVHLNLHKTFTGPHGGGGPGSGPVGVKADLIPYLPKPILEKTENGYHFNYDRPEAIGRVKPFYGNFGINVRAYTYIRSMGPDGLRAVTEYAVLNANYMMRRLAPFYDLPFDRHCKHEFVLSGRRQKKLGVRTLDIAKRLLDFGYHPPTIYFPLNVEECIMIEPTETESKETLDGFIDKMIQIAKEVEENPEVVQEAPHTTVIKRLDETMAARKPILRYEKLAPVQV from the coding sequence ATGAAGAACCAAGACCAAGCACTTATTTTTGAAGTGACTAAAGAAGGACGCGTAGGATACAGCTTACCCAAATTAGATGTAGAAGAAGTGAAACTAGAAGATGTGTTTGAGAGCGATTATATTCGAGTAGAAGATGCAGAGCTACCAGAAGTATCTGAACTTGACATTATGCGCCACTATACAGCACTTTCAAACCGTAACCACGGCGTTGATTCTGGATTCTATCCACTTGGATCTTGTACGATGAAGTATAATCCGAAAATTAATGAAAACGTAGCTCGTTTCGCAGGATTTGCAAATATTCATCCACTTCAAGATGAAAAGACAGTGCAAGGTGCAATGGAATTAATGTACGACTTACAAGAGCATTTAATTGAAATTACAGGTATGGATACTGTTACATTACAGCCAGCAGCTGGTGCACACGGAGAATGGACAGGTTTAATGTTAATTCGTGCATACCATGAAGCAAATGGTGACTTTAACCGTACGAAAGTAATTGTTCCTGACTCTGCTCACGGAACGAACCCAGCATCTGCAACAGTAGCTGGTTTTGAAACAATTACAGTAAAATCAAATGAACATGGTCTTGTTGATTTAGAAGACTTAAAACGTGTTGTAAACGAAGAAACAGCAGCACTTATGTTAACAAATCCAAATACATTAGGCCTATTCGAAGAAAATATTTTAGAAATGGCAGAAATCGTCCATAACGCAGGCGGTAAATTATACTATGATGGTGCAAACTTAAATGCGGTATTAAGCCAAGCACGCCCAGGAGATATGGGATTTGACGTTGTGCATTTAAACCTTCATAAAACATTTACAGGTCCGCATGGTGGCGGTGGTCCAGGTTCTGGTCCAGTAGGTGTGAAAGCTGATTTAATTCCGTACTTACCAAAACCGATTTTGGAGAAAACGGAAAATGGCTATCACTTCAACTATGATCGTCCAGAAGCAATTGGGCGTGTGAAACCATTCTATGGTAACTTCGGAATTAACGTTCGTGCATACACATATATTCGTTCTATGGGTCCAGATGGCTTGCGTGCAGTAACTGAGTATGCTGTATTAAATGCGAACTACATGATGAGAAGATTAGCACCATTCTATGATCTTCCGTTCGATAGACATTGTAAGCATGAATTTGTATTATCAGGTCGTCGTCAAAAGAAACTTGGTGTACGTACGTTAGATATTGCAAAACGTCTGCTTGATTTCGGTTACCATCCACCAACAATTTACTTCCCATTAAATGTGGAAGAATGTATTATGATTGAGCCAACAGAAACAGAATCAAAAGAAACGTTAGATGGTTTCATTGATAAGATGATTCAAATCGCTAAAGAAGTAGAAGAAAATCCAGAAGTTGTACAAGAAGCACCGCATACTACAGTCATTAAACGTTTAGACGAAACGATGGCTGCACGTAAACCTATTTTACGTTATGAA
- the comGF gene encoding competence type IV pilus minor pilin ComGF, with translation MQNKDKKEAGFTLIEMIACLLLLSMFFLILPRLHIMGVENTHSKGLNDWEWDVFLGQMQLEFREVISGRKIERENDGNILRFQLRNDDEVTYEKVNSNLIRKVNMRGREVILQRIEAISYKLTPQLLYIRVKDIGGEIYEGVVVRYSEIETET, from the coding sequence ATGCAGAACAAAGATAAAAAGGAAGCGGGATTTACATTAATAGAAATGATTGCATGTTTGTTGCTTTTATCGATGTTCTTTTTAATTTTACCGCGTCTTCATATTATGGGGGTAGAAAATACACATTCAAAAGGATTAAATGACTGGGAGTGGGATGTGTTTTTAGGGCAAATGCAATTAGAGTTTCGTGAAGTAATAAGTGGGAGGAAGATAGAACGAGAAAATGATGGGAATATTTTGCGTTTCCAACTTCGTAATGATGATGAGGTGACGTATGAAAAAGTGAATAGTAATTTAATAAGAAAAGTAAATATGCGTGGAAGGGAAGTTATATTACAAAGGATTGAAGCGATTTCGTATAAATTAACACCTCAGTTGCTATATATACGTGTGAAAGATATAGGTGGTGAAATATATGAAGGCGTGGTTGTACGCTATAGTGAAATTGAGACAGAAACATGA
- the comGC gene encoding competence type IV pilus major pilin ComGC: MQNEEGFTLLEMLLVMVVITVLLLLIIPNVVKQRSSVQEKGCEAYVKSVEAQIQAYQLENNKIPTIEELKTKKYIAVDECPKGKPIHISDDGTVSAGKS, from the coding sequence ATGCAGAATGAAGAAGGTTTTACTCTTTTAGAAATGTTGTTAGTTATGGTTGTCATAACTGTATTATTACTATTAATTATTCCAAATGTAGTTAAGCAGCGATCCTCGGTGCAGGAAAAAGGGTGTGAAGCCTACGTGAAATCTGTAGAAGCACAAATACAGGCATATCAACTCGAAAATAATAAAATACCTACAATCGAGGAATTAAAAACTAAAAAATATATTGCTGTTGATGAATGTCCGAAAGGTAAACCAATCCATATTTCTGATGATGGCACGGTATCAGCAGGGAAATCGTGA
- a CDS encoding YqhG family protein, protein MQQNEIHNYLYNFFEANNCEILERSPHLLDVQLTIEMDKLLMNRPFYWHYLEKTGGVPNPMRLTLITNPENEENDGELIHYGSPRLHQIFETTKELGSYIRLYEDVKHSGATHTPLHPWLGVNIKVSYQCDRKKDILHSIGIHLISGTMIANFHETLTSIKLTPKIPDFCFTLSPIIKPQSGLQRIEDALKNIIAEDDHTWAKEARVRWNHDLDLLNRFYEESDELPESYEIEKQALQEQYEPRITVQIINGGLFYVTANHFLS, encoded by the coding sequence ATGCAGCAAAATGAAATTCATAATTACTTATATAACTTTTTTGAGGCGAATAACTGCGAAATTTTAGAACGTTCCCCTCACTTATTAGACGTGCAGTTAACAATTGAAATGGATAAATTATTAATGAACCGTCCTTTCTATTGGCACTATCTTGAAAAAACAGGAGGCGTTCCGAATCCGATGCGCCTTACTCTTATTACAAATCCAGAAAACGAAGAAAACGATGGTGAACTTATTCATTACGGTTCACCACGTTTGCATCAAATCTTTGAAACGACAAAAGAACTAGGCTCATACATACGGTTATACGAGGACGTGAAACATAGCGGGGCAACACATACCCCACTCCACCCTTGGCTTGGTGTAAATATTAAAGTATCTTATCAATGTGACCGAAAAAAAGACATCCTTCACTCCATTGGTATTCATCTCATTTCTGGCACAATGATTGCAAACTTTCATGAAACATTAACAAGCATTAAACTTACACCGAAAATACCTGACTTTTGTTTTACACTCTCGCCTATCATTAAACCGCAAAGCGGTTTACAACGTATAGAGGACGCTTTAAAGAATATAATTGCAGAAGATGACCATACGTGGGCGAAAGAAGCAAGAGTGCGCTGGAATCACGATTTAGATCTTTTAAATCGTTTTTATGAAGAAAGTGATGAACTTCCCGAAAGCTATGAAATTGAAAAACAAGCCTTGCAAGAACAATATGAACCCCGCATTACAGTACAAATTATTAACGGTGGGCTCTTTTATGTTACCGCGAATCATTTTCTATCTTAA
- a CDS encoding VC0807 family protein: MNQNKKAILDLVFYLVFPFLIWKFAKPYIDPYYAMLISSAPGIIYTLYTFKKEKQFNITGFFILITLISNTTVDLLSGSAERMLWNDAYYHIVLGIIVICTIFIKKPLMLYFAADIAALQGHDRDKSRELYRDSRIYPALQYLTLFFGLQFILKSFLKIYFISVFGVDGYGEMRAIMTAVGWGISICIGIGFVWVNNKIHAVTEEKESVQ; the protein is encoded by the coding sequence ATGAATCAAAATAAAAAAGCTATATTAGATCTTGTCTTTTATCTCGTATTCCCATTCCTCATTTGGAAATTCGCAAAACCTTATATCGATCCTTATTACGCGATGTTAATTTCCTCTGCTCCGGGGATTATTTATACACTGTATACCTTTAAGAAAGAAAAACAGTTTAACATAACAGGGTTCTTTATTTTAATTACACTCATTTCTAATACAACAGTAGATTTATTATCTGGATCAGCTGAACGAATGTTGTGGAACGATGCGTATTATCACATCGTACTCGGTATTATCGTTATATGTACAATCTTTATAAAAAAACCACTGATGTTATATTTCGCTGCAGACATTGCTGCGTTGCAAGGTCATGACCGCGATAAAAGTCGTGAGCTTTACCGAGATAGCCGTATATATCCAGCACTGCAATATTTAACACTATTTTTCGGTCTTCAATTTATATTAAAAAGTTTCTTAAAAATCTATTTCATCTCTGTTTTCGGTGTAGATGGATATGGTGAAATGAGAGCTATTATGACCGCTGTTGGGTGGGGCATTTCTATTTGTATTGGAATTGGATTTGTATGGGTAAACAATAAAATACATGCAGTTACGGAGGAAAAAGAATCCGTACAGTAA